From the genome of Mixophyes fleayi isolate aMixFle1 chromosome 2, aMixFle1.hap1, whole genome shotgun sequence, one region includes:
- the PIGS gene encoding GPI-anchor transamidase component PIGS gives MVAPMTAAAAVEASRGRRAALSIALVAAVVGLPLWWKTTETYRASLPYSEISQLGLLQLQLTVPIEVIFSRGTLTAEQQRRIPASDLHEKETVLNSHTSFNSRYEFKYRRTSVEEDEVLSLQSLSEVDKALQHLSKGAQGSLSLYILPETTALFPQGISVYIGKHRRFFVKLSLDPSLNTEDIRRTLYRKVEHVIQTMSFTEQAVIAALSDRISTDRFNKDDFENSRRAFKSSPGYEITFTLLNPDPKSHYLNWNISCASDQYIQPFLDKLQPVANFSVDSQILYYAILGVNPRYEKDTSSYTLNAHNLPHVINPVEARLGSSAASLYPVLNFLLYVPEYFHSPLYIQDKEAKRVPSNAFHSPRWGGIMIYNVDYGNSDELVFPVRVDIDMVRVMEVFLTQLRLLLGISKVYVPENYQLENPGNEGLTDWELDKLLWLRAVENIATVSTTLTSLAQLLDEIGNIVINDNVASEVYHSVSSIQIALSELEAGRLENAFKASKEAITSSEKAFFDPSLLHLLYFPDDQKFAIYIPLFLPMAVPILLSLLKIAKEYKSSKKEPTKTE, from the exons ATGGTGGCTCCCATGACAGCCGCTGCTGCGGTTG AGGCTTCCCGAGGGAGACGGGCCGCCCTCTCCATTGCACTCGTCGCCGCCGTGGTGGGGTTACCCCTTTGGTGGAAGACAACCGAGACTTACCGGGCTTCTCTGCCTTACTCCGAGATCAGCCAGCTGGGCCTCCTACAG CTCCAGctcacagtccccatagaggtGATATTTTCTAGAGGAACACTGACAGCAGAACAGCAAAGAAGAATCCCTGCTTCAGATTTACATGAGAAAGAGACCGTACTAAACT CTCATACCAGTTTCAATTCCCGCTACGAGTTCAAATACAGAAGGACAAGCGTTGAGGAGGATGAGGTTCTGTCACTGCAGAGTCTATCAG AAGTGGATAAAGCTCTTCAACATCTAAGCAAAGGAGCACAGGGGTCTCTCTCACTGTATATTCTACCAGAAACTACAGCCCTCTTCCCTCAG GGGATCAGTGTCTACATTGGTAAGCACAGAAGATTTTTTGTTAAACTTTCTTTGGATCCATCACTCAACACAGAAGACATCCGCCGTACCCTGTATAGGAAAGTAGAGCATGTTATACAAACCATGTCCTTTACAGAGCAGGCTGTCATAGCTGCGCTGTCTGATAGGATCTCCACTGACAGATTCAATAAAGATGACTTTGAGAACAGCAGGAGAGCATTCAAGTCCAGCCCAG GCTATGAAATCACGTTTACCTTGCTAAACCCAGATCCAAAATCCCATTACCTGAACTGGAACATAAGTTGTGCCTCAGACCAGTATATCCAGCCGTTCCTGGACAAGCTGCAGCCGGTGGCTAACTTTTCTGTGGATTCCCAG atccTGTATTATGCCATCCTTGGGGTCAATCCTCGTTATGAGAAGGACACTTCAAGCTACACCCTGAATGCACACAATCTGCCCCATGTGATTAACCCTGTAGAGGCAAGACTTG GTTCCAGTGCTGCCTCTCTCTACCCAGTGCTGAATTTCTTACTGTATGTCCCGGAATACTTTCATTCTCCCCTCTACATCCAGGACAAAGAAGCCAAAAGGGTGCCATCCAATGCTTTTCACAGCCCTCGCTGGGGCGGGATCATG ATATACAATGTGGATTATGGAAATTCGGATGAGCTGGTATTCCCGGTACGTGTTGATATTGACATGGTGAGAGTGATGGAAGTTTTCCTGACACAGTTGCG GCTGCTTTTAGGTATATCAAAGGTCTATGTGCCCGAGAACTACCAGCTTGAAAACCCAGGGAACGAAGGACTGACTGACTGGGAGCTGGATAAACTCCTCTGGCTGAGGGCTGTAGAGAATATTGCTACAGTCAGCACTACATTGACCTCTTTGGCTCAGCTTCTGGATGAGATAGGGAACATAGTGATTAATGACAATGTGGCCTCAGAG GTATACCACTCTGTGTCCTCTATTCAGATTGCTCTGTCTGAATTGGAAGCTGGCAGACTGGAGAACGCCTTTAAAGCAAGCAAAGAAGCGATCACCTCTTCAGAGAAGGCTTTCTTCGACCCCTCGCTGCTTCACCTTTTGTACTTTCCCGACGATCAGAAATTTGCCATTTATATCCCTCTATTCTTGCCAATGGCTGTCCCAATCTTGCTGTCTCTGTTGAAGATAGCAAAGGAATATAAGTCTAGTAAGAAGGAACCCACCAAAACTGAATAA